A part of Methanohalobium evestigatum Z-7303 genomic DNA contains:
- a CDS encoding nucleotidyltransferase family protein → MDVLNTLKHHDNTMKNKFGAKKVGVFGSFVRGEELDNSDIDILVEFEKGQKTFDNYMELKFYLEDLFDRKVDLVVISSIKPQLKDNILDEAVYV, encoded by the coding sequence ATGGATGTATTAAATACATTAAAACATCATGACAATACCATGAAAAACAAGTTCGGTGCCAAAAAGGTTGGAGTGTTTGGGTCTTTTGTCAGGGGTGAAGAATTGGATAATAGCGACATCGATATTCTGGTTGAATTTGAAAAAGGTCAGAAAACCTTTGATAATTACATGGAGCTCAAATTTTATCTGGAAGACCTATTTGATAGAAAAGTTGACCTTGTTGTCATTTCTTCAATTAAACCCCAATTAAAAGACAATATCTTGGATGAAGCAGTATATGTTTAA
- a CDS encoding class I SAM-dependent methyltransferase yields the protein MDESAIFEIFNGLPRQGPSSNRCTEKAFRMIPSLPPEPRILDIGCGIGMQTIHLAGICKDCHITATDIYQPYLDKLMENAAEKGVANRIFTVRASMDDLPFEDDEFDLIWCEGSIFIIELEKGLNYWKRFLKGGGFIALTEAVWFTENPSEESLQLWQEAYPDIKTIPETKKAI from the coding sequence ATGGACGAGTCAGCTATTTTTGAGATTTTCAACGGCCTGCCACGCCAGGGTCCCAGCAGCAACAGATGTACAGAAAAAGCTTTCAGAATGATTCCATCCCTGCCTCCAGAACCCAGGATACTCGATATCGGCTGTGGAATAGGAATGCAGACCATCCATCTTGCAGGTATATGTAAAGACTGTCATATCACTGCAACCGACATTTATCAACCCTACCTTGACAAATTGATGGAAAATGCAGCAGAAAAAGGGGTAGCAAACAGGATATTCACTGTACGTGCTTCTATGGATGACCTGCCATTTGAAGATGACGAGTTCGATTTAATCTGGTGCGAAGGGTCCATATTTATAATTGAGCTTGAAAAAGGTCTCAACTACTGGAAACGTTTCTTGAAGGGTGGTGGTTTCATAGCGCTGACAGAAGCAGTCTGGTTCACCGAAAATCCATCAGAGGAATCCCTGCAACTCTGGCAGGAAGCCTATCCCGATATCAAGACAATTCCTGAAACTAAAAAAGCTATCTAG
- a CDS encoding right-handed parallel beta-helix repeat-containing protein produces the protein MITSKYDFKLKETRFTSIITIFLFLIVSLTMVGAVSAATITVDDDGPADYSSIQYAVNNSSDGDIIEVAPGTYSELVYMQERNDLIIRSTNGSEATIIDAKQTGKSPLNSPGTPTHPAFYVMDCNNITIKGFTINDVILDANTNEIYQSTDPYLMTPVLLYSSSNCKVQDNILHNFYYGVFLSGEAGFGPCNDNLITNNKIDGNKLAFFGINLYDDGTVDGMENNIISDNTVQNCYYNIYAGFDAVNTTISGNVVSGSPDLVDYFPSASYTDPPQELDNGYGIKVTGDGLASDGTVGGQLIKGNIVTDCKTGILSNTFNVTVSENIVCNNNNGIGIDDYLHQVTGNEIHYNDIRNNENYGIINIAATDVNATYNWWGSNDGPSGEGPGTGDQVSENVSFEPFLTERVKSANISIEKSTNGVDADTPKGPDVQIGTDVTWMYNVTNTGDIVLYNITLTDSKLGEINCSDTTLDPGESIVCEVTGTAQKGQYSNIANVTGITPCETSVTDTDQSHYFGYDHWAGVPTANPILLVGLLGVAMLLLLRREQK, from the coding sequence ATGATAACATCGAAATATGATTTTAAATTAAAGGAAACAAGGTTTACATCTATCATCACAATATTTTTGTTTTTAATAGTTTCTCTGACCATGGTGGGAGCTGTTAGTGCAGCTACAATCACAGTAGATGATGATGGACCAGCTGATTACAGCTCTATACAATATGCTGTAAACAACTCCAGTGATGGAGACATAATTGAGGTAGCACCAGGTACATATAGTGAACTTGTCTATATGCAAGAACGTAATGACCTGATTATCAGGTCTACAAATGGTTCAGAAGCTACAATTATCGATGCGAAACAAACTGGAAAAAGTCCACTTAATTCACCGGGGACACCTACGCATCCTGCATTTTATGTAATGGATTGTAACAACATCACAATCAAAGGTTTCACAATAAATGATGTTATATTGGATGCGAACACGAATGAGATTTACCAATCAACAGACCCTTACCTTATGACGCCTGTTCTTTTATACAGTTCAAGTAACTGTAAGGTTCAAGACAACATTCTCCACAACTTCTACTACGGTGTCTTTTTGTCTGGTGAAGCTGGATTTGGACCTTGTAACGACAACCTGATAACGAACAATAAAATCGATGGTAACAAGTTAGCGTTTTTTGGAATTAATTTGTACGATGACGGAACAGTTGACGGCATGGAAAACAACATAATTTCAGACAACACAGTGCAAAACTGCTACTATAATATATATGCCGGATTTGATGCTGTTAACACTACCATCTCAGGAAATGTTGTCTCAGGTAGTCCGGATTTAGTCGATTACTTCCCTAGTGCATCATATACTGACCCACCCCAAGAGCTAGACAACGGATACGGGATAAAAGTAACAGGGGATGGTTTAGCTTCTGATGGTACAGTTGGAGGACAGCTGATAAAAGGCAACATCGTAACAGACTGCAAGACAGGTATTCTTTCAAATACTTTTAATGTGACTGTCAGTGAAAATATTGTTTGTAACAATAATAATGGAATTGGCATTGATGATTATCTCCACCAGGTTACTGGAAATGAGATACACTACAATGACATTAGAAATAATGAAAATTATGGCATTATAAATATTGCAGCAACAGATGTAAATGCTACATATAACTGGTGGGGATCTAATGACGGTCCCAGTGGCGAAGGACCTGGTACAGGTGATCAAGTATCAGAAAATGTAAGTTTTGAACCATTCTTAACAGAAAGGGTAAAATCCGCCAATATAAGCATTGAAAAATCTACCAATGGCGTTGATGCTGATACTCCGAAAGGTCCAGATGTGCAGATTGGCACAGATGTCACTTGGATGTACAACGTAACTAATACTGGGGATATTGTACTTTATAATATCACACTAACGGACAGCAAACTGGGTGAGATCAATTGTTCAGATACCACTCTAGATCCAGGTGAGTCTATAGTATGCGAGGTGACAGGTACTGCTCAAAAAGGGCAATATTCCAATATTGCGAATGTTACCGGTATAACACCCTGTGAAACATCTGTAACAGATACCGACCAGAGCCATTATTTTGGATATGACCACTGGGCTGGTGTCCCAACCGCTAACCCAATATTGCTTGTTGGATTGCTAGGTGTTGCGATGCTGTTGTTGCTGCGAAGAGAACAGAAATAA
- a CDS encoding type II toxin-antitoxin system RelE family toxin, translated as MIYEIKLHPGVAKYLKSLDSNTKARIKEGIDTLSDKPYPENPRTDIKKLKGTKGRKSFYRLRIGNYRVIYTIEEETILVTDIIPREKGYKWLR; from the coding sequence ATGATTTATGAAATCAAGTTGCATCCAGGGGTAGCTAAATATCTCAAGTCTCTTGATTCTAATACCAAAGCAAGGATTAAAGAAGGTATTGATACACTCAGCGATAAACCATATCCTGAAAACCCCAGAACAGATATTAAAAAATTAAAAGGTACAAAAGGTAGAAAGAGTTTTTATAGGTTAAGGATAGGTAATTATCGAGTTATCTATACTATTGAAGAAGAAACAATATTGGTTACAGATATCATCCCTAGAGAGAAGGGATATAAATGGCTGCGATGA
- a CDS encoding RNA-guided endonuclease InsQ/TnpB family protein: protein MYLTQKNHLRADKQTYETLKRLTKLSKNLYNFTLYNIRQYFFNYSKYLDKNTAYHTVKENENYRLMPSQVAQNTIETVDGSMKSFFKLLDKKRKGEYEKPVSLPKYLDKDGNFICTFKKDQLKVIDDKIRLSLGLDYYRTYGIRYLYFKIPGNILGQYIKEVRIIPKYKGRWFEIEFVYHEDEEIGNLDYNSHLSIDLGVDNFATCVTTSGTAFILDGRGIKSYNRWWNKEKSRLQSVYDKQNVDDGIKMDRFSNKRFWKINDFMNQCVNHIVKHCLENRIGNIVNGEMKEIKQEQNIGKKNNQNFQTITFARFKQKLASKCEYHGIKYHEVDEAYTSKVDALALEPIRKHKKYLGKRSKRGIFQSSTGRLINADINGALNILRKVIGDSLERITDSGDVNSPGRIRLSR, encoded by the coding sequence ATGTATCTAACCCAGAAGAATCATCTCCGTGCTGATAAGCAGACGTATGAAACTTTGAAGAGGTTGACCAAACTGTCCAAGAACCTGTACAATTTTACATTGTACAATATCAGGCAGTACTTCTTCAACTACAGTAAATATCTTGATAAGAATACTGCTTATCACACGGTCAAAGAGAACGAGAATTACAGATTAATGCCATCTCAGGTTGCCCAGAATACCATAGAGACTGTAGATGGCAGTATGAAATCATTCTTCAAACTTCTGGATAAGAAGAGGAAAGGTGAATATGAAAAACCAGTTTCACTTCCAAAGTATCTGGATAAAGACGGCAACTTCATATGTACATTCAAGAAAGATCAACTGAAGGTTATCGACGACAAAATCAGGTTATCATTGGGTTTGGATTATTACAGAACTTATGGGATTAGATACCTATACTTCAAGATACCTGGTAACATACTAGGTCAATACATCAAAGAAGTAAGGATAATCCCGAAATACAAGGGTAGATGGTTCGAGATAGAATTTGTCTACCATGAAGACGAAGAGATAGGTAATCTGGATTATAACAGCCATCTATCGATAGATCTTGGAGTGGACAATTTTGCAACCTGCGTGACGACCAGTGGGACTGCATTCATATTAGACGGCAGGGGTATCAAATCTTATAACCGCTGGTGGAACAAGGAGAAGAGCAGGTTGCAGTCGGTCTACGACAAACAGAATGTAGATGATGGAATCAAGATGGATAGGTTCTCTAATAAAAGGTTCTGGAAGATAAATGATTTCATGAACCAGTGCGTCAATCACATCGTTAAACATTGTCTGGAAAATCGAATCGGCAATATTGTGAATGGAGAGATGAAAGAAATCAAACAGGAGCAGAATATCGGCAAAAAAAATAACCAGAACTTCCAGACAATAACATTTGCTAGGTTCAAACAGAAATTAGCTTCAAAATGCGAATACCACGGTATAAAGTATCACGAAGTAGATGAGGCTTATACCAGTAAAGTCGATGCACTGGCGTTGGAACCTATTAGAAAACATAAGAAATATCTTGGTAAAAGATCTAAGAGAGGAATCTTCCAGTCATCTACAGGTAGACTAATCAATGCTGATATCAACGGTGCATTGAACATCTTGAGAAAGGTGATCGGTGATTCCCTTGAAAGGATAACCGATAGTGGGGATGTGAACTCCCCAGGAAGAATAAGACTTTCAAGGTAG
- a CDS encoding ATP-binding protein, whose product MTIKSEFINRQKEVGYFENEYKKSDFRFISIIGRRRLGKTRFISEFLKDKTNFSYILVPELNDLNARVEIAKKFHQQFGLTFLGTPEWDDIFEQLFQYTQNNQIIVVFDEFQRFLNINKNIFSIIQKNIDQYGQTSKMFLVVSGSSIGMMHGIFDHASPLYGRRTGQLEFESFDFFALNEWFPDLSIESKINIYSIYGGTPKYLEEVESSNILQEITRILDKTSMLYNEPEILLKTEISDSNTYFNILKNISQGVTKPTGIANNSGIKPTSLDYYLNTLVNDLDLVKREIPVTEKQKSKKVVYQMKDNFFRFWFRFVYPYLSEIEIGNTSTVVDRIQSELNTFVGNTFEEITKQFLIEKNKKGDLGFTFGKIGKQWGRYQKSKGKNTYEIDLAALNENTNEILFCECKWQNQKIDVGILKSLIDKSKFVDWHKNKRIEYFAVVSKSGFTENALEFARENNFMLFTLDDFENIT is encoded by the coding sequence ATGACCATAAAAAGTGAGTTCATCAACAGGCAAAAAGAAGTGGGGTATTTTGAAAATGAGTACAAAAAAAGCGATTTCAGGTTTATATCAATCATAGGAAGGAGAAGACTTGGAAAAACGCGATTTATAAGCGAATTTTTGAAAGATAAAACAAACTTCAGCTATATTCTGGTACCGGAACTGAACGATTTAAATGCAAGAGTTGAGATTGCAAAAAAATTCCATCAACAATTCGGACTAACATTTCTTGGAACTCCTGAGTGGGACGATATATTTGAACAATTGTTCCAGTACACCCAGAACAACCAAATCATTGTAGTGTTCGATGAATTCCAGAGGTTTCTGAATATCAACAAGAACATATTTTCGATAATCCAGAAAAATATAGACCAATATGGCCAAACCTCCAAGATGTTTCTGGTGGTTTCTGGGTCATCGATTGGGATGATGCACGGTATATTTGACCACGCATCGCCTCTGTATGGTAGAAGGACCGGTCAACTTGAGTTCGAATCGTTCGATTTCTTTGCACTCAACGAATGGTTTCCAGACCTGTCAATTGAATCAAAGATTAACATATACTCAATCTACGGCGGAACTCCAAAATACCTGGAGGAAGTAGAATCCAGTAACATCTTACAGGAAATAACCAGGATTCTGGATAAAACAAGTATGCTGTACAACGAACCTGAGATTCTGCTAAAAACCGAAATTTCAGACAGCAATACCTATTTCAACATATTGAAAAACATATCTCAGGGTGTGACCAAACCTACCGGTATTGCAAACAATTCTGGTATCAAACCAACATCTCTAGATTATTATCTAAACACCCTGGTTAATGATCTGGACCTTGTCAAACGAGAAATACCTGTAACTGAAAAACAGAAGTCGAAAAAGGTAGTCTATCAGATGAAAGACAATTTCTTCAGGTTCTGGTTCAGATTTGTTTATCCGTATCTTTCAGAGATAGAAATCGGCAATACATCTACAGTGGTTGACAGGATACAATCTGAATTAAATACATTTGTAGGTAATACTTTTGAAGAGATAACAAAACAATTTCTGATTGAGAAAAATAAAAAAGGTGACCTAGGGTTTACATTTGGAAAAATCGGCAAACAATGGGGACGTTACCAGAAAAGTAAAGGCAAAAACACATACGAAATCGACCTTGCAGCTTTGAATGAAAATACCAATGAGATTTTGTTCTGCGAGTGCAAATGGCAGAATCAGAAAATCGATGTAGGAATTTTAAAATCACTTATTGATAAATCCAAGTTTGTCGACTGGCACAAAAACAAACGAATTGAATATTTTGCAGTTGTATCAAAATCCGGATTTACTGAGAATGCACTGGAGTTTGCACGTGAGAACAATTTCATGCTTTTCACATTGGATGATTTTGAGAATATAACCTGA
- a CDS encoding ATP-binding protein: MKFYNREQELELMDTLYNNKPSMIVLTGKRRVGKTELIRQFMKDRDSIYFFVDSNKSIEILMQEFTSILKESLDLPDYIKLETPEQFLDFLVNHDKNLVVAIDEFQRFSKIYPSFIDQLQKYWDLKGENSNLFLIISGSSIGMIRKIFIEDNAPLFKRADNLLTLKPFTVKEVFEMLDDMGIRDFDEKLNLYFLFGGTVYYYRLFEKYQCSGFHDALEKLIFNDLAPLRDEVRDILIEEFGKEHSTYYEIVSAISQGKCSLTEISDMTHVSLNSLSHYFHDLTELLGVVEHKIPVTDTKGKSKHGKYFLTENFFRFYGYFLYPQLSLYKAGYYKPLLNKVQKEWKRFTGDIFESVMRDLITEDIIDSYSKVGPWWNRRGDEIDIVAFDEQNKKMLAVEVKNTELDENETRNILNSLSEKVKLVKGSSNMQIQLGVAAKQIENRELISDEGVVFWEMEDFLV; this comes from the coding sequence ATGAAATTCTACAATAGAGAACAAGAACTCGAACTGATGGATACTCTTTACAATAACAAACCATCGATGATTGTCCTAACCGGAAAAAGACGGGTCGGCAAAACCGAACTGATTAGACAATTCATGAAAGACCGGGATTCAATCTACTTTTTTGTCGACAGCAACAAGAGTATCGAAATCCTGATGCAGGAGTTTACCAGTATCTTAAAAGAAAGTTTAGATCTGCCGGATTACATAAAATTAGAAACACCAGAACAATTTCTTGATTTTCTGGTCAATCATGACAAAAATCTGGTTGTAGCAATCGATGAGTTCCAGAGGTTTTCTAAAATCTATCCATCATTCATCGACCAGCTGCAAAAATACTGGGATTTAAAAGGAGAAAATTCTAACCTATTTCTGATAATCTCAGGTTCATCCATAGGGATGATACGCAAAATCTTCATCGAAGATAACGCGCCGCTTTTTAAACGAGCAGATAACCTATTAACACTTAAGCCGTTTACGGTCAAAGAAGTATTTGAGATGCTTGATGATATGGGTATCAGGGATTTTGACGAAAAACTAAACCTGTATTTCCTATTCGGTGGAACTGTGTATTATTACAGATTGTTTGAAAAATACCAATGCAGTGGGTTCCATGATGCCCTTGAAAAACTGATATTTAATGACCTGGCACCTTTAAGAGATGAAGTAAGAGATATACTGATAGAAGAATTTGGTAAAGAGCATTCTACATATTATGAGATTGTGTCTGCTATATCCCAGGGTAAATGTTCATTAACTGAAATTTCAGATATGACCCATGTATCACTCAATTCTCTTTCGCATTATTTCCACGATCTCACAGAACTCCTGGGAGTTGTTGAACATAAAATCCCGGTTACAGATACAAAAGGTAAAAGCAAACATGGTAAGTATTTCCTTACTGAGAACTTCTTCCGGTTCTACGGATATTTCCTCTATCCACAATTAAGTCTGTATAAAGCTGGATATTATAAACCATTACTTAATAAGGTTCAAAAAGAGTGGAAACGTTTCACAGGAGATATATTTGAAAGTGTCATGAGGGATTTGATAACCGAAGATATAATCGATAGCTATTCAAAAGTAGGTCCATGGTGGAACCGCAGAGGTGATGAAATCGATATAGTAGCATTTGATGAACAAAATAAGAAGATGCTTGCAGTTGAGGTCAAAAATACAGAACTTGATGAAAACGAAACAAGGAATATTCTGAATAGTCTTTCTGAAAAAGTTAAACTTGTTAAAGGATCCAGTAATATGCAGATACAACTGGGAGTAGCTGCAAAACAAATCGAAAATAGGGAACTAATATCTGATGAAGGGGTTGTTTTCTGGGAAATGGAAGATTTTTTAGTTTGA
- a CDS encoding nucleotidyltransferase family protein — protein MVLYGIKWPEQLQKILHDHLPELERKYNVSYLGIFGSYIREEETKGSDLDILVEFSKKLGLMKITGLENYLSDLLGVKVDIVPKRSLKPCIGENILEEVESVQIH, from the coding sequence GTGGTACTTTATGGCATCAAATGGCCTGAACAATTACAAAAAATCCTCCATGACCATCTTCCAGAACTTGAAAGGAAATATAATGTAAGTTATCTGGGTATTTTCGGATCCTACATACGTGAAGAGGAAACAAAAGGAAGCGACCTTGATATATTGGTGGAATTTAGCAAGAAACTTGGATTAATGAAAATCACTGGTCTTGAAAATTATCTATCAGACCTACTGGGTGTTAAAGTCGACATTGTGCCAAAAAGGAGTTTGAAACCCTGTATAGGAGAGAACATTTTAGAAGAAGTTGAATCTGTTCAAATACATTGA
- the mntA gene encoding type VII toxin-antitoxin system MntA family adenylyltransferase antitoxin translates to MIEKSDIIKKLEDYFTAKDEVILAYLFGSVAKGESNRLSDVDVAVLLDESLTKQEMFDLELKFIDDIVGILKVDDIDLTIMNLAPLTLNFNIIKQGYILKSDENKRVRFETYLMSRYLDEKYYRERYMRESLKKMIEARENE, encoded by the coding sequence ATGATTGAAAAATCGGACATCATAAAAAAACTTGAAGATTATTTCACGGCTAAAGATGAGGTAATCCTCGCATATCTTTTCGGTTCTGTTGCAAAAGGAGAATCTAATCGCCTGAGCGATGTGGATGTTGCAGTACTGCTTGATGAGAGTTTAACCAAGCAGGAGATGTTTGATCTTGAATTAAAATTCATAGATGATATAGTGGGTATTTTGAAAGTGGATGATATTGACCTCACTATTATGAACCTAGCTCCATTAACTCTGAATTTTAATATTATAAAACAAGGTTATATACTCAAATCGGATGAGAACAAACGTGTTCGTTTTGAAACGTATTTGATGTCCAGATATCTGGATGAGAAATATTACAGGGAACGGTACATGAGAGAATCCCTGAAAAAAATGATAGAGGCAAGAGAAAACGAATGA
- a CDS encoding peptidyl-tRNA hydrolase → MFKKLSEFTEKFIPKTFPSECIQLIVYCTKSNLSADDLSRKISEVSKRSSDKASEKNLDHWYDNNQSQQILRCSDFSDMEDIFEEAEYGGLPTISIYDNNNDIMLIAIGPDKSGRISRLTSNLDKY, encoded by the coding sequence ATGTTTAAAAAATTATCTGAGTTTACTGAAAAATTCATCCCCAAAACGTTTCCATCTGAATGTATTCAATTAATCGTTTACTGTACAAAATCTAATTTGTCGGCAGATGATTTATCCAGGAAAATATCTGAAGTCTCTAAAAGGTCCAGTGATAAAGCTTCAGAAAAGAATCTTGACCACTGGTATGACAACAACCAATCTCAACAGATTCTCAGATGTTCAGACTTTTCAGATATGGAAGACATATTCGAAGAAGCTGAATATGGCGGGTTACCAACTATATCTATCTATGATAATAATAACGATATCATGTTAATCGCAATCGGACCTGATAAATCAGGAAGAATATCCAGACTAACGTCAAATCTTGATAAATATTAA
- a CDS encoding RNA-guided endonuclease InsQ/TnpB family protein, with protein MYLTQKNHLRADKQTYETLKRLTKLSKNLYNFTLYNIRQYFFNYGKYLNKNTAYHTVKENENYRLMPSQVAQNTVETVDGGMKSFFKLLDKKRKGEYEKPVSLPKYLAKDGNFICTFKKDQLKVIDDKIRLSLGPEYGRTYGTRYLYFKIPDNILGQYINQVRIVPKYKGRWFEIDFVYHEDGEIAELDYNSHLSIDLGVDNFATCVTTSGTAFILDGRGIKSYNRWWNKEKSRLQSVYDKQDVDNGIKMDRFSNKRFWKINDFMNQCVNHIVKHCLENRIGNVVIGELKEIKQEQNIGKENTQNFQTIPFARFKYKLASKCKYHGIKYQEVDEAYTSKVDALALELIKKHKKYLGKRPKRGIFQSSTGRLINADINGALNILRKVIGDSLAGITDSGDVNSPGRIRLSW; from the coding sequence ATGTATCTAACCCAGAAGAATCATCTCCGTGCTGATAAGCAGACGTATGAAACTTTGAAGAGGTTGACCAAACTGTCCAAGAACCTGTACAATTTTACATTGTACAATATCAGGCAGTACTTCTTCAACTATGGTAAATATCTCAATAAGAATACCGCTTATCACACGGTCAAAGAGAACGAGAATTACAGATTAATGCCATCACAGGTAGCCCAGAATACTGTGGAGACTGTAGATGGCGGTATGAAATCGTTCTTCAAACTTCTGGATAAGAAGAGAAAAGGTGAATATGAAAAGCCAGTTTCCCTTCCAAAATATCTGGCTAAAGACGGAAACTTCATTTGTACTTTCAAGAAAGATCAACTGAAAGTTATCGATGACAAAATCAGACTGTCATTGGGCCCTGAATATGGTAGAACATATGGAACCAGATACCTGTATTTCAAGATACCTGATAACATACTAGGTCAATACATCAATCAGGTCAGGATCGTACCGAAATACAAGGGAAGATGGTTCGAGATAGATTTTGTCTACCATGAAGATGGGGAGATTGCTGAACTTGATTACAATAGCCATCTATCGATAGATTTAGGCGTAGATAATTTTGCGACCTGCGTGACGACCAGTGGGACGGCCTTCATACTAGACGGCAGGGGTATCAAATCTTACAACCGCTGGTGGAACAAGGAGAAGAGCAGGTTGCAGTCAGTCTACGATAAACAGGATGTTGATAATGGGATCAAGATGGATAGGTTCTCTAATAAAAGGTTCTGGAAGATAAATGATTTCATGAACCAGTGTGTCAATCACATCGTTAAACACTGTCTGGAAAATCGGATTGGTAATGTTGTGATTGGAGAGCTGAAAGAGATCAAACAGGAACAGAATATCGGCAAAGAAAACACCCAGAATTTCCAGACAATACCGTTTGCCAGGTTTAAATATAAATTAGCGTCTAAGTGTAAATACCATGGTATAAAGTATCAAGAAGTAGATGAGGCTTATACCAGTAAAGTTGATGCACTGGCTTTGGAACTCATCAAAAAACATAAGAAATATCTTGGTAAAAGACCTAAAAGAGGAATCTTCCAGTCATCTACAGGTAGACTGATCAATGCCGATATCAACGGTGCATTGAACATCTTGAGAAAGGTAATCGGTGATTCCCTTGCAGGGATAACCGATAGTGGGGACGTGAACTCCCCGGGAAGAATAAGACTTTCCTGGTAA
- the hepT gene encoding type VII toxin-antitoxin system HepT family RNase toxin: protein MDAKNKILRKLNFMQKRVNYLKTIDTEKMDLQDNYEMRSAVERNIQIAIECVIDIGLVIISKEGLKKPEDYENVILILGKNAIIPEDFAKDFSTVASWRDALVHVDDEINTSLLENFLREQLGDFERYGKYILDYLDANRDYSDY, encoded by the coding sequence ATGGATGCTAAAAATAAAATTCTGAGAAAACTGAATTTCATGCAAAAGCGTGTCAATTATCTGAAAACTATCGATACTGAAAAGATGGACCTACAGGATAATTATGAGATGCGCAGTGCAGTTGAGAGAAATATCCAGATTGCTATAGAATGTGTTATTGATATCGGGTTGGTTATAATCTCTAAAGAAGGATTGAAAAAACCTGAAGATTATGAAAACGTTATTTTGATTCTTGGAAAAAATGCTATTATTCCAGAAGATTTTGCAAAAGATTTCTCTACAGTTGCAAGCTGGAGGGATGCTCTGGTACATGTCGATGATGAAATTAATACTTCCCTTCTGGAGAATTTTTTGAGAGAACAGCTGGGTGATTTTGAGAGATATGGAAAATACATACTTGATTATCTGGATGCTAATAGAGATTATTCAGATTACTGA